In one window of uncultured Acetobacteroides sp. DNA:
- a CDS encoding histidine kinase, with protein sequence MFPLVVFYACYFWLVPAYLAKRRILTFLALLLVLLNAITVAGYLSIEVANDLYAGNPIHLFYRLDFHLSGLLAMTVAAIFGIAFRSVFGWYEAMQTRSRLEKEKLQSELLLLKAQVNPHFLFNTLNTIDYLIYADQPKASESLIKLSSLLRYVIYETVGDQVPLQTEIEQMRAYVDLQRLRYGDLSSGICTVADDPSGKMVAPMLFMPFIENAFKHTDEAGIRKGMAIGFFVGAQSLEFTCKNHISLKDDRHGGGFGLENVRRRLQMQYPHRHELAIDQSAEVFSVTLKLTLQ encoded by the coding sequence CCTTCCTTGCGCTGCTGCTGGTGCTGCTCAACGCCATAACCGTAGCGGGCTACCTCTCCATTGAGGTGGCCAACGATCTTTACGCCGGAAACCCTATCCATCTCTTCTATCGGTTGGATTTTCACCTCTCCGGCTTGCTCGCCATGACGGTGGCCGCCATCTTCGGCATCGCGTTCCGCTCCGTCTTCGGCTGGTACGAGGCGATGCAGACCCGGAGCCGGCTCGAAAAGGAGAAGCTGCAGAGCGAGCTGCTGCTGCTAAAGGCGCAGGTTAACCCGCACTTCCTGTTCAACACCCTTAATACGATCGACTACCTGATCTACGCCGATCAGCCAAAGGCGTCGGAGTCGCTCATCAAGCTCTCCTCGCTGCTGCGCTACGTGATCTACGAAACCGTGGGCGATCAGGTGCCCCTTCAAACCGAGATTGAGCAGATGAGGGCCTACGTCGACCTGCAGCGGCTGCGCTACGGCGACCTCTCCTCCGGCATCTGCACGGTTGCGGACGATCCTTCCGGCAAGATGGTCGCCCCGATGCTCTTTATGCCCTTCATCGAGAATGCCTTCAAGCACACCGACGAGGCCGGCATACGGAAGGGGATGGCCATCGGCTTCTTTGTTGGCGCGCAGAGCCTGGAGTTTACCTGCAAGAACCATATCTCGCTCAAGGACGATCGGCATGGCGGCGGGTTTGGCCTGGAGAACGTTCGGCGTCGCCTTCAGATGCAGTATCCCCATCGCCACGAGCTGGCCATCGATCAGTCCGCAGAAGTTTTCTCCGTCACCCTAAAGCTTACCCTGCAATGA
- a CDS encoding LytTR family DNA-binding domain-containing protein has protein sequence MTLRCITVDDEPFSLAKINGFIARVPYLTLVASFSSAIEVLPYVKQHPVELLFLDIQMENLTGIELLEILDPKPEVILTTAHDQYALKGYELNVSDYLLKPYSFERFLKATEKVLGRLAPAPAERCMDEFIFLKTEYKLEKVRFDEILYVESRGDYIYVVTPRVKVLTLMSLKGMAEKLPLDSFVRVHKSYIVAVDKIDAIEHGRVHIRGSAIPIGDMYREKLWQRLSL, from the coding sequence ATGACCCTACGCTGCATCACCGTTGACGACGAGCCCTTCTCGCTGGCAAAGATTAACGGCTTCATCGCCCGCGTGCCCTACCTAACGCTGGTGGCGTCCTTCTCGTCCGCCATCGAGGTGCTTCCCTACGTTAAGCAGCACCCCGTGGAGCTGCTCTTTCTGGACATCCAGATGGAGAATCTCACGGGCATCGAGCTGCTGGAGATCCTCGACCCCAAGCCGGAGGTCATCCTCACCACCGCTCACGACCAGTACGCGCTCAAGGGCTACGAGCTTAACGTGAGCGACTACCTGCTGAAGCCCTACTCCTTCGAGCGCTTCCTCAAGGCAACCGAGAAGGTGCTCGGCAGGTTGGCGCCGGCGCCGGCAGAGCGGTGCATGGACGAGTTCATCTTCCTGAAAACCGAGTATAAGCTCGAGAAGGTGCGCTTCGACGAGATCCTGTACGTCGAAAGCCGGGGGGATTACATCTACGTGGTTACGCCTAGGGTGAAGGTCCTTACGCTGATGTCGCTGAAGGGCATGGCGGAGAAGCTGCCGCTCGACAGTTTTGTTCGGGTCCATAAGTCGTACATCGTTGCGGTTGATAAGATCGACGCCATCGAGCACGGTCGCGTTCACATCCGGGGCAGCGCCATCCCCATCGGCGACATGTACCGCGAGAAGCTCTGGCAGCGGCTCTCGCTTTGA
- a CDS encoding outer membrane beta-barrel protein: MKRTVKLGFLIGALIASINSYGQTSKGNYIITGSTGLQFLSSNTKNVYDGETLNEYDTKTFSFNPSAGYFIMDNLAIGLSFNITSSKTEIDDENYNKSTSTLIAPTAMYYFPVDGKIRPFAQLSIGLQSVTNKAKTPSGMYNSEYKQTLNGCGVNIGGGVAYFVSNYVSIDLCLSYTKSSLKDTDDKEFKHKQSTFGSNIGISLYF, translated from the coding sequence ATGAAACGTACTGTAAAATTAGGATTTTTGATTGGAGCATTAATAGCATCCATAAACTCTTACGGGCAAACTTCGAAGGGAAACTACATCATTACCGGAAGTACAGGCTTACAGTTCTTGAGTAGCAACACAAAGAACGTTTACGATGGAGAAACACTAAACGAATATGACACTAAGACATTTTCATTCAACCCTTCAGCGGGCTATTTCATTATGGATAATTTGGCGATTGGTTTATCCTTCAACATAACAAGCTCCAAAACGGAGATTGATGATGAGAACTATAATAAGTCAACCTCTACGCTGATTGCACCAACTGCCATGTACTACTTTCCGGTTGATGGCAAGATTAGACCATTCGCACAGCTCAGCATAGGCCTTCAATCTGTTACCAACAAGGCAAAAACACCTTCGGGAATGTATAACTCCGAATACAAGCAGACTTTAAACGGTTGTGGCGTAAACATTGGAGGTGGGGTTGCCTACTTTGTGTCAAATTACGTTTCCATAGATTTATGCTTGTCGTACACCAAGTCGTCCTTAAAAGATACAGATGACAAAGAGTTTAAGCACAAGCAATCAACCTTTGGAAGTAATATTGGGATCTCGCTATACTTCTAA